The DNA segment GAAGTTGGATGAATTAGGCGCCCCTGCTATTTTTAATGCCTCAATACTCGATTTATTAACGGATTTGACCGGCGATCGCGGCGCCAAATCCATCTTAAAACAACTGGCAAATGTGGGTGAGCTTGTGGCTGTTCCCTTACCCCATGCCGCGATTGATATTGATACTAAAGCCGATCTTGCGTCGTGGTTGGCACTTAAGGAGTGAGTTATGGCAATACCATCCTCGGAGGCGGCAAAGGACCAGAGTCTTGCGATGCCTTCCCAAAACCTGACCATTAACGGCAGATCTTTTACCTTAAATGCGGATCCCAATATGCCCATCCTCTGGGCGTTACGGGATATTTTAGGCTTAACGGGCACTAAATATGGCTGCGGCGCCGGACTCTGCGGCGCGTGTACCGTGCATTTAGATGGTCAGCCTGTGCGCGCCTGTTTAACCTGCGTATCCCAGGCGCAAGGCAAACAACTGACCACGATTGAAGGGTTGGATAATCAAAAGCTTAAAAATGCTTGGGCCGAACACAATGTACCTCAGTGTGGTTATTGTCAGGCGGGGCAACTAATGTCGGCCGCGGCCTTAGTCACTCAGCATCCCAAACCGTCGGCGGAGCAAATTGATGCCGCCATGTCGGGTAATTTGTGTCGCTGCGGTACCTATCCTCGGATAAAAGCGGCGCTGCAAAGCTATGCCAAACAGGAGGGCTAAGATGAGTACATTCACCGCAGTTGAAAATATCAGTCGCCGCGATGTGTTAAAACTTTTCGGCGCCGTCGGGGGAGGCCTCGCTCTTGGGGCGAGTGGCCTCAGTTGGAGTCCCATGGCATTGGCGCAGGATCAGCAGACGCGGCTCAATCTGTTTATCGCCATCGGTGAGGATGACAAGGTCTATTTGACCTGCCACCGCTCCGAAATGGGTCAGGGGATCCGCACTGGGATTTTACAAATCTTGGCCGAAGAGCTGGAGGCCGATTGGGATAAAATTGTGCCTATTCAAGGTCTCGCCGATAAACGCTACGCCAGCCAAAATACCGATGGCAGCCGCAGTATCCGCGAAAACTATGACCGCATGCGCGAGATGGGCGCGATGGCTCGAACCATGCTTGAGCAAGCCGCCGCAGCCCGCTGGAAAGTTCCCGTGAGTGAAGTGCAGGCCAAAGATCATCAAGTGCGACATGCCAAATCTGGCCGTGCTGCGCGCTTTGGCGAATTAGCCCTCGATGCGGCGGGATTACCACTGCCCGCGGCCGATTCGCTGCGGTTAAAGGCGGTTAAGGATTTCAAGCAAATTGGGGCTTCGCGTCAGATAGTCGATATGCAGGCCATGCTCACGGGTAAGGCTGTCTATGGCTATGATATCCAAGTGGATAATATGCTTTATGCCAGCATTATGCGCCCACCCGTATTGGGGAGCGATGTGGCAAGTCTTGACGATAGTGCGGCGCGCAAAGTAGCGGGGGTGGTCGATGTATACCGTTTGCCAACGTCCAAGGGCGCTCCGGCTTTTCAAGCCTTAGGCGGCGTAGCTGTGGTGGCGACAAACACTTGGAGCGCGCTGCAGGGACGTAAAGCCTTGCAAGTAAGCTGGACTCAGTCTGCCAACAGCAGCCACGATTCTAAAACTTACCT comes from the Shewanella mangrovisoli genome and includes:
- a CDS encoding (2Fe-2S)-binding protein, which encodes MAIPSSEAAKDQSLAMPSQNLTINGRSFTLNADPNMPILWALRDILGLTGTKYGCGAGLCGACTVHLDGQPVRACLTCVSQAQGKQLTTIEGLDNQKLKNAWAEHNVPQCGYCQAGQLMSAAALVTQHPKPSAEQIDAAMSGNLCRCGTYPRIKAALQSYAKQEG